The Scatophagus argus isolate fScaArg1 chromosome 20, fScaArg1.pri, whole genome shotgun sequence genome window below encodes:
- the nudcd3 gene encoding nudC domain-containing protein 3 isoform X1, with amino-acid sequence MTPKLTVSEHGETLKTAMASPLEMTEMYDNALLGILQHVGNIQDFLQVYFGFLYRKTDFYRLLSSPNDKMGFPPGVAEKMVLKTFKLFEKLSDHDRERQLSELQKREESRCVPPAVQELEITAEPPDGTEEQSTEAPQTQSPSSDVRVASAAETASPQPASSSTSGQSAQGDQAAAASRKPTEEYQDKFQSDPDSYNGAVRDNYNWSQDYTDVEVRVFVPKTVVKGRQVSVSLQPGSLRVCVREGAEEKTLMEGEFTHKINTENSLWSLEPGSCVLLSLSKTSEVWWNAVLKGEKEIDINQINRERSMATVDDEEHAVLDRLTFDYHQKLQGRPQSHEMKVHDMLKKGWDAEGSPFKGQQFDPSMFDIPPSAVQF; translated from the exons ATGACACCGAAGCTAACG GTTAGTGAACACGGAGAAACGTTAAAAACCGCCATGGCGTCGCCGCTGGAGATGACAGAGATGTACGACAACGCTCTGCTGGGTATCCTGCAGCACGTTGGAAACATCCAGGACTTTCTACAGGTCTATTTTGGGTTTTTGTACCGCAAGACCGACTTTTATCGCCTGCTGTCAAGTCCCAACGACAAGATGGGCTTCCCACCCGGCGTGGCGGAGAAGATGGTGTTAAAG ACATTTAAGCTGTTTGAGAAGCTGTCAGATCACGACAGGGAGAGGCAGCTGAGCGAGCtgcagaagagagaggagagtcgATGTGTCCCCCCGGCAGTCCAAGAGCTGGAGATCACCGCCGAGCCCCCGGACGGGACGGAGGAGCAGAGCACAGAGGCGCCACAGACCCAGAGCCCCTCGTCGGATGTGCGGGTCGCGTCGGCTGCAGAGACCGCCAGCCCTCAGCcggccagcagcagcacttcaggcCAGTCGGCTCAGGGAGACCAGGCGGCTGCAGCCAGCAGAAAGCCGACAGAGGA ataTCAGGATAAATTTCAGTCCGACCCCGACAGCTACAACGGGGCGGTCAGAGACAACTACAACTGGTCTCAGGACTACACCGACGTGGAGGTCCGCGTGTTTGTGCCCAAGACGGTCGTCAAAGGCCGACAG GTCAGCGTCAGTCTGCAGCCCGGCAgcctcagagtgtgtgtgagggagggagccgaagagaaaacactgatggAGGGAGAATTCACTCACAAGATCAACACTGAAAACTCTCTGTGGAGTCTGGAACCCGGAAGCTGCGTGCTC CTGTCACTCAGTAAGACCTCAGAGGTTTGGTGGAACGCCGTGctgaaaggagagaaggagatcGACATAAACCAGATCAACCGCGAGCGCTCCATGGCCACGGTGGATGACGAGGAGCACGCCGTCCTGGACAGACTCACCTTCGACTACCACCAGAAGCTGCAGGGCAGACCACAGAGTCATGAAATG AAAGTGCACGACATGCTGAAGAAAGGCTGGGACGCCGAAGGCTCGCCGTTCAAAGGGCAGCAGTTCGACCCCTCCATGTTTGACATCCCGCCCAGCGCGGTGCAGTTCTGA
- the nudcd3 gene encoding nudC domain-containing protein 3 isoform X2, which translates to MASPLEMTEMYDNALLGILQHVGNIQDFLQVYFGFLYRKTDFYRLLSSPNDKMGFPPGVAEKMVLKTFKLFEKLSDHDRERQLSELQKREESRCVPPAVQELEITAEPPDGTEEQSTEAPQTQSPSSDVRVASAAETASPQPASSSTSGQSAQGDQAAAASRKPTEEYQDKFQSDPDSYNGAVRDNYNWSQDYTDVEVRVFVPKTVVKGRQVSVSLQPGSLRVCVREGAEEKTLMEGEFTHKINTENSLWSLEPGSCVLLSLSKTSEVWWNAVLKGEKEIDINQINRERSMATVDDEEHAVLDRLTFDYHQKLQGRPQSHEMKVHDMLKKGWDAEGSPFKGQQFDPSMFDIPPSAVQF; encoded by the exons ATGGCGTCGCCGCTGGAGATGACAGAGATGTACGACAACGCTCTGCTGGGTATCCTGCAGCACGTTGGAAACATCCAGGACTTTCTACAGGTCTATTTTGGGTTTTTGTACCGCAAGACCGACTTTTATCGCCTGCTGTCAAGTCCCAACGACAAGATGGGCTTCCCACCCGGCGTGGCGGAGAAGATGGTGTTAAAG ACATTTAAGCTGTTTGAGAAGCTGTCAGATCACGACAGGGAGAGGCAGCTGAGCGAGCtgcagaagagagaggagagtcgATGTGTCCCCCCGGCAGTCCAAGAGCTGGAGATCACCGCCGAGCCCCCGGACGGGACGGAGGAGCAGAGCACAGAGGCGCCACAGACCCAGAGCCCCTCGTCGGATGTGCGGGTCGCGTCGGCTGCAGAGACCGCCAGCCCTCAGCcggccagcagcagcacttcaggcCAGTCGGCTCAGGGAGACCAGGCGGCTGCAGCCAGCAGAAAGCCGACAGAGGA ataTCAGGATAAATTTCAGTCCGACCCCGACAGCTACAACGGGGCGGTCAGAGACAACTACAACTGGTCTCAGGACTACACCGACGTGGAGGTCCGCGTGTTTGTGCCCAAGACGGTCGTCAAAGGCCGACAG GTCAGCGTCAGTCTGCAGCCCGGCAgcctcagagtgtgtgtgagggagggagccgaagagaaaacactgatggAGGGAGAATTCACTCACAAGATCAACACTGAAAACTCTCTGTGGAGTCTGGAACCCGGAAGCTGCGTGCTC CTGTCACTCAGTAAGACCTCAGAGGTTTGGTGGAACGCCGTGctgaaaggagagaaggagatcGACATAAACCAGATCAACCGCGAGCGCTCCATGGCCACGGTGGATGACGAGGAGCACGCCGTCCTGGACAGACTCACCTTCGACTACCACCAGAAGCTGCAGGGCAGACCACAGAGTCATGAAATG AAAGTGCACGACATGCTGAAGAAAGGCTGGGACGCCGAAGGCTCGCCGTTCAAAGGGCAGCAGTTCGACCCCTCCATGTTTGACATCCCGCCCAGCGCGGTGCAGTTCTGA
- the mrps24 gene encoding 28S ribosomal protein S24, mitochondrial — MAASLSSTGFVRLLSAFARSGSACGSSGSRSLHVTAVCCKNRAARVRVAKGDKPVTYEQALAPHHIGHRKGWLSQHTSNITGEGGAAERTVEDVFIRRFMFGTFHGCLANEVVIKRRGNTLTVCALMLQKLKPQKFYFLIGYTEALLSHLYKCPVKLEVQTLQSKAVYKYL; from the exons ATGGCGGCGTCCTTGAGCAGCACAGGATTCGTGAGGCTACTG AGTGCGTTTGCCAGGTCCGGCTCAGCGTGCGGCTCCTCTGGAAGCAGAAGCCTGCACGTCACCGCAGTGTGCTGCAAG AATCGAGCAGCTCGTGTCCGAGTGGCGAAAGGAGACAAACCTGTGACCTATGAGCAAGCACTTGCACCTCACCACATTGGCCACCGTAAAGGATGGCTGTCACAGCACACCA GTAACATCACAGGTGAAGGGGGAGCGGCTGAACGTACGGTGGAGGACGTGTTCATAAGGCGTTTCATGTTCGGGACCTTCCACGGCTGCCTGGCCAATGAGGTCGTGATCAAACGGCGCGGCAACACGCTCACAGTGTGCGCTTTAATGCTACAGAAGTTAAAGCCACAGAAGTTTTACTTCTTAATAGGCTACACAGAAGCACTGCTGTCGCACCTCTACAAATGCCCCGTCAAGCTGGAGGTCCAGACCCTGCAGAGTAAAGCTGTGTACAAGTACCTGTGA
- the gnsb gene encoding glucosamine (N-acetyl)-6-sulfatase (Sanfilippo disease IIID), b isoform X2 yields MAGLMSGSGTRRRGHPAALALLALLTCCVRCAEPRAKPSNIILIVSDDQDVQLGGMSPMKKAKALIGDAGATFVNAFTVTPLCCPSRSSILTGRYPHNHAVRNNSLSGNCSSLQWQKGPESGAFPIYLSKQKYQTFFAGKYLNQYGKKDAGDVGHVPPGWDQWHALVGNSQYYNYTLSVNGKEEKHSDSYEHDYLTDLITNRSLNFLDNRSPQHPFFLMLSPPAPHSPWTAAPQYQKHFTDIRAPRDGSFNKPGKDKHWLLRQPVNPMPNSSIDFLDNAFRKRWQTLLSVDDMVELLVKKLDSMKELDNTYIFYTSDNGYHTGQFSLPIDKRQLYEFDIRVPLMVRGPGIKPNQTLQAPVLNIDLAPTILDISGVNVSSVNVDGQSFLAQMAPSLRNGTARPFFLVEYTGEGQPTTDPACPKLGPGLSQCFPDCVCEDAYNNTYACVRTLDGKNNLQYCEFADSESFVEVYNLTSDPYQLENILKKVDPAVLQEMNQRLIKLQSCEGDSCRNIE; encoded by the exons ATGGCAGGTCTAATGAGCGGATCCGGAACCCGGCGGAGAGGACACCCAGCGGCCCTCGCGCTCCTCGCGCTGCTCACCTGCTGCGTCAGGTGTGCGGAGCCTCGCGCCAAGCCGAGCAACATCATCCTGATCGTATCCGACGACCAGGATGTTCAGCTGGGGGGGATG AGCCCCATGAAGAAAGCCAAGGCCTTGATAGGAGACGCTGGAGCGACGTTTGTGAACGCT TTTACAGTCACGCCGCTGTGCTGCCCCAGCAGGAGCAGCATTTTGACCGGCCGCTACCCCCACAACCACGCGGTGAGGAACAACTCCCTGTCGGGGAACTGCTCCAGCCTCCAGTGGCAGAAGGGCCCCGAGTCGGGGGCCTTCCCCATCTACCTCAGCAAACAGAAGTACCAGACGTTCTTCGCCGGGAAATACCTTAACCAG taTGGTAAGAAAGATGCAGGAGACGTCGGCCATGTTCCACCTGGCTGGGACCAGTGGCACGCGTtg GTGGGCAACTCGCAGTACTACAACTACACGCTGTCAGTCAACGgcaaagaggagaaacacagcGACAGTTACGAGCACGACTATCTGACGGACCTCATA ACGAACCGGTCTCTCAACTTCCTGGACAACAGGAGTCCTCAGCATCCGTTCTTCCTGATGCTGTCCCCTCCGGCTCCTCACTCGCCGTGGACGGCAGCACCGCAGTACCAAAAACACTTCACCGACATTCGAGCCCCTCGAGACGGCAGCTTTAACAAACCAGGGAAG GACAAACACTGGCTGCTGCGTCAGCCGGTCAACCCCATGCCGAACAGCTCCATCGATTTCCTGGATAATGCGTTCAGGAAAAG GTGGCAGACCCTCCTGTCTGTGGACGACATGGTGGAGCTGCTGGTGAAGAAACTTGACAGTATGAAGGAGCTGGACAACACCTACATCTTCTACACCTCAGACAACGGCTACCACACAG GTCAGTTCTCTCTGCCCATTGACAAGAGGCAGCTGTATGAATTTGACATCAGGGTCCCGCTCATGGTCCGCGGTCCCGGCATCAAACCAAACCAGACGCTGCAG GCTCCGGTGTTGAATATTGACTTGGCTCCCACCATACTGGACATATCTGGTGTCAACGTGTCCTCTGTGAATGTGGACGGGCAGTCTTTCCTCGCTCAGATG GCTCCATCTCTGCGTAATGGGACTGCACGGCCCTTTTTCCTCGTAGAATACACCGGAGAGGGGCAGCCCACGACAGACCCTGCTTGTCCCAAACTGGGCCCTGGACTGTCT CAATGTTTCCCGGACTGCGTGTGCGAAGACGCCTACAACAACACGTACGCCTGCGTCAGGACCCTCGACGGCAAAAACAACCTTCAGTACTGCGAGTTTGCAGACAGCGAG TCGTTCGTGGAGGTGTACAACCTGACGTCGGACCCCTACCAGCTGGAGAACATCCTGAAGAAGGTGGATCCGGCCGTCCTGCAGGAGATGAACCAGCGGCTCATAAAGCTCCAGTCCTGTGAGGGCGACAGCTGCCGTAACATCGAGTGA
- the gnsb gene encoding glucosamine (N-acetyl)-6-sulfatase (Sanfilippo disease IIID), b isoform X1 gives MQTFTLLETKPNSTRGCGGPMAGLMSGSGTRRRGHPAALALLALLTCCVRCAEPRAKPSNIILIVSDDQDVQLGGMSPMKKAKALIGDAGATFVNAFTVTPLCCPSRSSILTGRYPHNHAVRNNSLSGNCSSLQWQKGPESGAFPIYLSKQKYQTFFAGKYLNQYGKKDAGDVGHVPPGWDQWHALVGNSQYYNYTLSVNGKEEKHSDSYEHDYLTDLITNRSLNFLDNRSPQHPFFLMLSPPAPHSPWTAAPQYQKHFTDIRAPRDGSFNKPGKDKHWLLRQPVNPMPNSSIDFLDNAFRKRWQTLLSVDDMVELLVKKLDSMKELDNTYIFYTSDNGYHTGQFSLPIDKRQLYEFDIRVPLMVRGPGIKPNQTLQAPVLNIDLAPTILDISGVNVSSVNVDGQSFLAQMAPSLRNGTARPFFLVEYTGEGQPTTDPACPKLGPGLSQCFPDCVCEDAYNNTYACVRTLDGKNNLQYCEFADSESFVEVYNLTSDPYQLENILKKVDPAVLQEMNQRLIKLQSCEGDSCRNIE, from the exons GAAACGAAACCGAACTCCACCCGGGGCTGTGGAGGTCCGATGGCAGGTCTAATGAGCGGATCCGGAACCCGGCGGAGAGGACACCCAGCGGCCCTCGCGCTCCTCGCGCTGCTCACCTGCTGCGTCAGGTGTGCGGAGCCTCGCGCCAAGCCGAGCAACATCATCCTGATCGTATCCGACGACCAGGATGTTCAGCTGGGGGGGATG AGCCCCATGAAGAAAGCCAAGGCCTTGATAGGAGACGCTGGAGCGACGTTTGTGAACGCT TTTACAGTCACGCCGCTGTGCTGCCCCAGCAGGAGCAGCATTTTGACCGGCCGCTACCCCCACAACCACGCGGTGAGGAACAACTCCCTGTCGGGGAACTGCTCCAGCCTCCAGTGGCAGAAGGGCCCCGAGTCGGGGGCCTTCCCCATCTACCTCAGCAAACAGAAGTACCAGACGTTCTTCGCCGGGAAATACCTTAACCAG taTGGTAAGAAAGATGCAGGAGACGTCGGCCATGTTCCACCTGGCTGGGACCAGTGGCACGCGTtg GTGGGCAACTCGCAGTACTACAACTACACGCTGTCAGTCAACGgcaaagaggagaaacacagcGACAGTTACGAGCACGACTATCTGACGGACCTCATA ACGAACCGGTCTCTCAACTTCCTGGACAACAGGAGTCCTCAGCATCCGTTCTTCCTGATGCTGTCCCCTCCGGCTCCTCACTCGCCGTGGACGGCAGCACCGCAGTACCAAAAACACTTCACCGACATTCGAGCCCCTCGAGACGGCAGCTTTAACAAACCAGGGAAG GACAAACACTGGCTGCTGCGTCAGCCGGTCAACCCCATGCCGAACAGCTCCATCGATTTCCTGGATAATGCGTTCAGGAAAAG GTGGCAGACCCTCCTGTCTGTGGACGACATGGTGGAGCTGCTGGTGAAGAAACTTGACAGTATGAAGGAGCTGGACAACACCTACATCTTCTACACCTCAGACAACGGCTACCACACAG GTCAGTTCTCTCTGCCCATTGACAAGAGGCAGCTGTATGAATTTGACATCAGGGTCCCGCTCATGGTCCGCGGTCCCGGCATCAAACCAAACCAGACGCTGCAG GCTCCGGTGTTGAATATTGACTTGGCTCCCACCATACTGGACATATCTGGTGTCAACGTGTCCTCTGTGAATGTGGACGGGCAGTCTTTCCTCGCTCAGATG GCTCCATCTCTGCGTAATGGGACTGCACGGCCCTTTTTCCTCGTAGAATACACCGGAGAGGGGCAGCCCACGACAGACCCTGCTTGTCCCAAACTGGGCCCTGGACTGTCT CAATGTTTCCCGGACTGCGTGTGCGAAGACGCCTACAACAACACGTACGCCTGCGTCAGGACCCTCGACGGCAAAAACAACCTTCAGTACTGCGAGTTTGCAGACAGCGAG TCGTTCGTGGAGGTGTACAACCTGACGTCGGACCCCTACCAGCTGGAGAACATCCTGAAGAAGGTGGATCCGGCCGTCCTGCAGGAGATGAACCAGCGGCTCATAAAGCTCCAGTCCTGTGAGGGCGACAGCTGCCGTAACATCGAGTGA